The proteins below are encoded in one region of Castor canadensis chromosome 6, mCasCan1.hap1v2, whole genome shotgun sequence:
- the Scgb3a2 gene encoding secretoglobin family 3A member 2 isoform X3 gives MKLVTLFLLVTISICSHSATAFLNNAPLLVDKVLPLPLDNNLPIFDPLELLLKNLGISVEHPVDGLKKCVDELGPVAAEAMMKLLVTQFAGLTAKRV, from the exons ATGAAGCTAGTAACTCTCTTCCTGCTGGTGACCATCAGCATTTGTAGTCACTCTG CCACTGCCTTCCTCAATAATGCACCCCTTCTTGTTGACAAAGTACTACCTTTGCCTCTGGACAACAACCTTCCCATATTTGATCCATTGGAGCTTCTGCTGAAAAATCTAGGCATCTCTGTGGAGCACCCTGTGGATGGTCTAAAGAAGTGTGTAGATGAACTGGGCCCAGTGGCAGCTGAAGCTATGATGAAACTGCTGGTAACACAGTTTGCAGGATTGACTGCCAAGAGGGTTTAG
- the Scgb3a2 gene encoding secretoglobin family 3A member 2 isoform X1, with translation MKLVTLFLLVTISICSHSATAFLNNAPLLVDKVLPLPLDNNLPIFDPLELLLKNLGISVEHPVDGLKKCVDELGPVAAEAMMKLLEFLLHLVLRLDKERTRKAQEGE, from the exons ATGAAGCTAGTAACTCTCTTCCTGCTGGTGACCATCAGCATTTGTAGTCACTCTG CCACTGCCTTCCTCAATAATGCACCCCTTCTTGTTGACAAAGTACTACCTTTGCCTCTGGACAACAACCTTCCCATATTTGATCCATTGGAGCTTCTGCTGAAAAATCTAGGCATCTCTGTGGAGCACCCTGTGGATGGTCTAAAGAAGTGTGTAGATGAACTGGGCCCAGTGGCAGCTGAAGCTATGATGAAACTGCTG GAGTTCCTATTACACCTGGTGCTACGTTTGGATAAAGAGAGAACAAGGAAGGCACAGGAAGGAGAATAA